The window CAGGACGCGATCCAGGAGAAGGAGGCCGCCGGCGAGGACGCGAAGGCGCTGCACGGCCTCAACGACCTGCTGCTCCCGATCGTCAAGGGCTACGGCTCCGAGAAGTCGTACGAACAGCTGGCGCAGTCGCTCCAGACGTTCGGCGGCTCCGGGTACCTCCAGGAGTACCCGATCGAGCAGTACATCCGGGATGCCAAGATCGACACCCTCTACGAGGGCACCACGGCGATCCAGGGCCAGGACTTCTTCTTCCGGAAGATCGTCCGCGACCAGGGTGCCTCGCTCAACGCGCTGTCCGAGGAGATCAAGAAGTTCCTCGCCGGCGCCCAGGGCAACGAGGAGCTGTCCGGTGCGCTGGACTCGCTCGCCAAGGCGGCCGTGGACCTGGAGGCGATCGTCGGCACGATGATCACCGACCTCACCGCGACCGGCGAGGACGTCAAGAACATCTACAAGGTCGGCCTGAACACCACCCGCCTGCTCCTGGCCTCCGGCGATGTCGTCGTCGGCTACCTGCTGCTGAAGGGCGCGGCCGTGGCGGCCGAGAAGCTGCCGACCGCCTCCGCGAAGGATGTCGCCTTCTACCAGGGCAAGATCGCCGCGGCGAAGTTCTTCGCCGCCAACGTCCTGCCGGGCGTCTCGGCCGAGCGCGCGCTCGCCGAGGCGGTCGACGGTTCGCTGATGGAGCTGGACGAGGCCGCGTTCTAGCCTTCGCCCCACAGCGTCGGTCAACGAGGCGCCGCCACCCGAATGCTTTCGGGTGGCGGCGCTTTCGTATCGTCACGCCGCCTGTGGCGAGGACAGGTCCGGTAAACACCCAGGCTGCCCGCCTCGAACCTCGATCTTGCCGGTCCTTATGATCGGCATCCGTATCCGCCGGGGGGCACCCTTCGCCACCGTGATCGCGGAACGCGCGCAACAGGCGCAGGACGGCACGAAGCCGTCGGCGGTGACGGCCGCGGGATAGGTACGGGCCGGGGTGGCGGTACGCGGATTCTTCCCGGCCCATCGTCGTTACAGTGAAGAACATGAGTTCTCCCCTCCGCTTCGACCGCGGCCACACCGACGACCTGATGGCCTTCCTGATGGCCAGCCCCTCCCCGTACCACGCCGTGGCCACCGCCGCGGCGCGGCTGGAGAAGGCCGGCTTCCGGCAGGTCGAGGAGACCGCGGCCTGGGACGCGTCCACCGGTGGGAAGTACGTGCTGCGCGGCGGGGCGATCATCGCCTGGTACGTGCCGGAGGGCGCCGGGGCGCACACCCCGTTCCGGATCGCCGGGGCGCACACCGACTCGCCGAATCTGCGCGTGAAGCCGCTGCCCGACACGGGGTCGTACGGCTGGCGGCAGATCGCTGTCGAGGTGTACGGCGGCACCCTGCTCAACACCTGGCTGGACCGGGACCTCGGCCTCGCGGGCCGGATCAGCCTGCGCGACGGCACGCACCGGCTGGTCAACATCGACCGGCCGCTGCTGCGCGTTCCTCAACTGGCCGTGCATCTGGACCGGTCGGCCAACACCGACGGTCTCAAGCTCGACCGGCAGAAGCACATGCAGCCGATCTGGGGGCTCGGGGACGTCGAGGAGGGCGACCTGATCCGGTTCGTCGCCGAGGAGGCGGGCGTCGGCGCCGAGGACGTGACCGGCTGGGACCTGATGCCGCACGCCGTGGAGCCGCCGGCCTACCTGGGCCGGGACCGCGAACTGCTGGCCGGGCCGCGGATGGACAACCTGCTCTCCGTGCACGCGGCGACGGCCGCGCTCGCCGCCGTCGCCGGACAACCGGACGACGAGATTCCGTACATCCCGGTGCTGGCCGCGTTCGACCACGAGGAGAACGGTTCGCAGTCGGACACCGGCGCGGACGGACCGCTGCTCGGCACGGTGCTGGAGCGCTCCGTCTTCGCCCGTGGCGGCACGTACGAGGACCGCGCCCGGGCCTTCGCGGGGACCGTCTGTCTCTCCTCCGACACCGGTCACGCGATCCACCCCAACTACGGCGAGCGCCACGACCCGACACACCACCCGGTGGCGAACGGCGGGCCGATCCTCAAGGTCAACGTCAACATGCGCTACGCGACGGACGGCAGCGGCCGGGCCGTGTTCGCGGCAGCGTGCGAGAAGGCGGGCGTGCCGTGGCAGACGTTCGTCTCCAACAACTCGATGCCCTGCGGCACGACGATCGGCCCGATCACCGCGGCCCGGCACGGCATCCAGACCGTGGACATCGGCGTCGCGATCCTGTCGATGCACAGTGCGCGTGAGCTGTGCGGCGCGGACGACCCGTATCTGCTGGCGAACGCGCTGGCGGCGTTCCTGGCGGGCTGATCCGCCTTCCGCACATGGTTGTTGCCGGGCCGGGTACGCGATCCGTACACGGCCCGGAGCCTCCGGGCCGCCGAGGAGGCGTGACCCATGGGACTCGGAGGATTTATCATCCTCATCGCCGTCGGAGCGATACTCACCTTCGCCACCGACTGGCAGATGGACAGCGTCAATGTCGACCTGGTCGGCTGGATCATGATGATCGTCGGCATCATCGGAGTCTTCGTCTACGCGAGCATCGCTCGGCGCCGCCGGATGGTCGTACCACCCAGCACCACGGTCGTGTCCGAGGACGAGCGCCGCGGAATCTGAACCGAATTCCGGCCTCTTTGCTGTTGCGGCACAGCTCACGTCGGTTCGGCGGGCCCCCGGGCAGTGATCTCAGTTCATTGCCCGGGGGCGGAGTGACAGCTCCGCAACGGCGCCGACGACTTCTGAACCCGTCGGCCCGTCAGGCCTGCTCGTCCATCCCGGCGAGCACCAGCGGCAGCCGCGACGTCCCCTGCGCACTCACGCGGACGGGGACGCCCCAGTCCTGCTGGTGGACGTGGCAGGCCGGGTACTCGTTCGCCGGGTCGTCGTCACAGGACGCCGCCATCGCGGACACATGCAGGACGCCTTCGGTGACGCCGTCGGCCAGGACCAGGTCGCGGAAGAGATCCGTGCCGGGGCCGGCGCCCTCCGCCAGCAGCTCGGGCGGGGTCGACGAGACCAGCAGCCGGGTCGAGGGACCGTACCGGGTGTCCAGCTTCTGACCGGCGGGCGCCTGGAAGACCACGTCCAGCCGGAGCGTGCCGGGCGCGATCTCGGTGGCCGCGCGCTGGGTGCGGTGCGCCTGGTCGGCGACGCGTACGGCCTCCTCGGGCAGCCGCAGCCGGGTCAGCCGGTGCCGGGCGGACTCGACGACGACGAGATCGCCGTCGACCACCACGGCATCGCTCGGCTCGCGCAGATCCGTGGCCAGCGTGGTGACCTCGCGGGTGGCGGGGTCGTAACGGCGCAGGGCGTGGTTGTACGTGTCGCTGACGGCGACGGACCCGTCGGGCAGCGCGGTCACGCCCAGCGGGTGCTGGAAGAGCGCCTGGTCGGCGGCGCCGTCGCGGTGACCGAAGTCGAAGAGGCCGGTGCCGACGGCCGTGTGCACGGTCCCGTCCCGGTCCACGTACCGCAGCGCGGACGTCTCCGAGTCGGCGACCCAGAGCCGTTCGCCGTCGGCCGAGGCGGCAAGTCCGGACGGCTGGGCGAACCAGGCCTCGTCTGCCGGACCGTCGACAAGTCCTTCGTTGGTCGTGCCCGCGGCGACCTGCACGGTTCCGGACTCGGGGTCGTACGACCACAGCTGGTGGACACCTGCCATGGCGATCCACAGCCGGTCGGCGAACCAGGCGACGTCCCACGGGGAGGAGAGGTCGACCTCCCGCGCCGGACCGGACGTCGGAGAGCCCCGCCACCACTGGTGGCCGGTGCCCGCAAGGGTCGTCGTCACCCCCGTCGTGAGGTCGAGGGCGCGGATGGCGTGGTTGACGGTGTCGGCGACGGCGATCCGGCCGTCGGGCAGCACGGCGAGCCCCTGCGGCTCACTGAACCGGACCTCGTCGGGCGCGCCGTCCGCGAGCCCACGGTCCCCGGTGCCGAAGTGACGGCGGACCGTCTCACCGTCCCGTTCGATCTCGACGAGGCGGTGGCGGGTGGTGTCGGAGACGAGGAAGCCGCCGTCCGGCAGCAGCAGGGCCTTGCCGGGGAAGCGCAGATGCGTGGCGACGGGCTCGGGCGCCACGTACGGTCCGTCGCCGCGGCGCAGCGTGCCCTTCGCGGCGTGCTCGGCCTCCAGCTCCTCGACGAGCTTCTCGATGGCGTGCGCATGGCCCTCGCCGGCGTGCTGGGCGACGACATAGCCCTCGGGGTCGATGACGACGAGCGTCGGCCAGGCGCGTACGGCGTACTGCTTCCAGGTGGCGAGCTCGGGGTCGTCGAGGACGGGGTGGTGGACCTCGTACCGCTCGACGGCGTCGACGACGGCCTGGTGCTCGGCCTCGTGGACGAACTTCGGCGAATGCACGCCGATGATCACCACGGTGTCGCGGTGCTTCTCCTCCAGCTCGCGCAGCTCATCGAGGACATGCAGACAGTTCACACAGCAGAACGTCCAAAAATCCAGAATGACGATGCGTCCCCGCAGGTCAACGAGGGTGTATTGCTGGTCACCGGTATTGAGCCAGCCACCCTTGCCGACCAGCTCGGGGGCCCTGACGCGCGTACGTGTTGCCATGTGAACAGTCAACATCACCGTGGTGCGTCCGCATTCCGGAGGGTCTCAGGCATAGCAGAGGTCTCACACGCCCCAGGGAGTCCCACCGGACGTTTCACGTGAAACCGGGCCCTGTCCGACGCTGGGGCGAGGCCCGGTCCGACGGATGCATCAGCGGATGCCAGACGGTGGTGCGAGTCCGGTCCGACCGATGTGTCAGCGGCCGTTCGACGGCGGGGCAAGACCCAGCCGTCGGTCCTTGAGCGCCGGGAACTGCTCCCGCGTGGCGGTGACCCCAGCCGGGTCGAACTCCACGGTGAGCACCTCCTCGTCCGCGCCCGCCTCGGCGAGCACCTCGCCCCACGGGTCGACGGCGATGCTGTGCCCGGCCTGCTCGACCCCGGCGTGGGTACCGGCGGTGCCGACGGCCAGGACGTACGCCTGG is drawn from Streptomyces sp. NBC_01717 and contains these coding sequences:
- a CDS encoding M18 family aminopeptidase, whose product is MSSPLRFDRGHTDDLMAFLMASPSPYHAVATAAARLEKAGFRQVEETAAWDASTGGKYVLRGGAIIAWYVPEGAGAHTPFRIAGAHTDSPNLRVKPLPDTGSYGWRQIAVEVYGGTLLNTWLDRDLGLAGRISLRDGTHRLVNIDRPLLRVPQLAVHLDRSANTDGLKLDRQKHMQPIWGLGDVEEGDLIRFVAEEAGVGAEDVTGWDLMPHAVEPPAYLGRDRELLAGPRMDNLLSVHAATAALAAVAGQPDDEIPYIPVLAAFDHEENGSQSDTGADGPLLGTVLERSVFARGGTYEDRARAFAGTVCLSSDTGHAIHPNYGERHDPTHHPVANGGPILKVNVNMRYATDGSGRAVFAAACEKAGVPWQTFVSNNSMPCGTTIGPITAARHGIQTVDIGVAILSMHSARELCGADDPYLLANALAAFLAG
- a CDS encoding DUF6458 family protein, encoding MGLGGFIILIAVGAILTFATDWQMDSVNVDLVGWIMMIVGIIGVFVYASIARRRRMVVPPSTTVVSEDERRGI
- a CDS encoding NHL domain-containing thioredoxin family protein; translated protein: MATRTRVRAPELVGKGGWLNTGDQQYTLVDLRGRIVILDFWTFCCVNCLHVLDELRELEEKHRDTVVIIGVHSPKFVHEAEHQAVVDAVERYEVHHPVLDDPELATWKQYAVRAWPTLVVIDPEGYVVAQHAGEGHAHAIEKLVEELEAEHAAKGTLRRGDGPYVAPEPVATHLRFPGKALLLPDGGFLVSDTTRHRLVEIERDGETVRRHFGTGDRGLADGAPDEVRFSEPQGLAVLPDGRIAVADTVNHAIRALDLTTGVTTTLAGTGHQWWRGSPTSGPAREVDLSSPWDVAWFADRLWIAMAGVHQLWSYDPESGTVQVAAGTTNEGLVDGPADEAWFAQPSGLAASADGERLWVADSETSALRYVDRDGTVHTAVGTGLFDFGHRDGAADQALFQHPLGVTALPDGSVAVSDTYNHALRRYDPATREVTTLATDLREPSDAVVVDGDLVVVESARHRLTRLRLPEEAVRVADQAHRTQRAATEIAPGTLRLDVVFQAPAGQKLDTRYGPSTRLLVSSTPPELLAEGAGPGTDLFRDLVLADGVTEGVLHVSAMAASCDDDPANEYPACHVHQQDWGVPVRVSAQGTSRLPLVLAGMDEQA